The Zingiber officinale cultivar Zhangliang chromosome 10A, Zo_v1.1, whole genome shotgun sequence genome contains a region encoding:
- the LOC122027379 gene encoding cytochrome P450 71A1-like, with protein MSLMSDAGTFLPQFSPSWILAAFVLLSAFFYLRQPTKSSIRIPSPPRLPIIGNLHQLGHLAHSSMRTLAAEHGPVMLLYFGPIPNVVVSSAAAAQEVFKANDQAFCGRPDTTLADRIFYGARDVALSKYGEYWRRVRRICVTHLLSAKRVHSFRSIREKEAARLVATIRSASSRPVNVTELIAAFTCDVLCRVLFGKQGEGGGRKELSLHNDVVEAVGGAFPMRDFSPWLAWVDWLSGWDARVGKASRDFDAFVEKILKEHESNRIIGGDDHDDRRTDMVGVLLSLSADGSDAADGTSLSRESIKAVLLDMFAAGMETTNTTIDWAMSEIIRHPKIMAKAQKEIREIVGAKEEVEEEMVQGMPYLRAVIKETLRLHPPAPILFPRESIEDAQVLGYHIPKGTRMIVNAWAIGKDPASWENAEEFRPERFLNNSKNFDFRGLDFEFIPFGSGRRGCPGVDFATVTTGLALATLLYHFDWELPEGVKEEDMDMSESPGFSLKRKSKLILVGKPIDH; from the exons ATGTCTCTAATGTCGGACGCTGGTACTTTTCTTCCCCAATTCTCTCCTTCATGGATCCTCGCGGCCTTCGTCCTCCTCTCCGCATTTTTTTACCTCCGGCAGCCAACTAAGAGCAGCATCCGGATCCCCTCTCCGCCGAGGCTTCCTATCATTGGAAACCTCCACCAGCTCGGCCACCTCGCCCATAGCTCCATGAGGACGCTCGCTGCCGAACACGGCCCCGTCATGCTCCTTTACTTCGGCCCCATCCCCAATGTCGTAGtatcctccgccgccgccgctcaGGAGGTGTTTAAGGCCAACGATCAAGCCTTCTGCGGCCGCCCGGACACCACCTTGGCCGACCGCATCTTCTACGGCGCGCGCGATGTCGCCCTGTCCAAGTATGGTGAGTACTGGCGTCGGGTGCGCCGCATCTGCGTCACCCACTTGCTCAGCGCCAAGCGCGTCCACTCCTTCCGCTCAATCAGAGAGAAGGAGGCGGCTCGCCTGGTCGCTACCATCCGCTCCGCCTCCAGCCGCCCGGTGAACGTCACCGAGCTGATCGCCGCCTTCACTTGCGACGTGCTTTGCCGGGTGTTGTTCGGAAAGCAGGGGGAGGGCGGCGGAAGAAAAGAACTCTCTCTGCACAACGACGTGGTCGAGGCGGTGGGGGGCGCCTTTCCGATGCGTGATTTCTCGCCGTGGCTCGCGTGGGTCGACTGGTTAAGTGGATGGGACGCCAGGGTAGGGAAAGCGTCGAGGGACTTCGACGCCTTCGTAGAGAAGATACTCAAGGAGCACGAGAGCAATAGGATCATCGGCGGAGATGATCACGATGATCGGAGAACTGACATGGTGGGTGTATTGCTCTCTCTGAGCGCCGACGGCAGCGATGCCGCTGACGGCACTTCACTCAGCCGGGAAAGTATAAAGGCCGTCCTTTTG GATATGTTCGCCGCTGGGATGGAAACAACCAACACGACGATCGATTGGGCGATGTCGGAAATCATCAGGCACCCAAAAATCATGGCCAAGGCTCAAAAAGAGATCAGAGAAATAGTCGGAGCAAAAGAGGAGGTTGAAGAGGAGATGGTGCAGGGAATGCCGTACTTGAGGGCAGTGATCAAGGAGACGCTCAGGTTGCATCCTCCTGCTCCCATCCTTTTCCCAAGAGAGTCCATTGAGGACGCCCAAGTGTTGGGATATCACATCCCCAAAGGCACAAGGATGATCGTCAACGCTTGGGCAATCGGTAAGGACCCTGCTTCGTGGGAGAACGCCGAGGAATTTCGTCCCGAGAGATTCTTGAACAACAGCAAGAATTTCGATTTCCGAGGGCTGGATTTCGAGTTTATACCGTTTGGATCGGGGCGAAGAGGTTGTCCTGGAGTAGATTTTGCAACCGTCACCACCGGACTTGCTCTCGCCACTCTGCTCTACCATTTCGATTGGGAGCTGCCCGAGGGAGTTAAAGAGGAGGATATGGACATGAGTGAGTCGCCAGGGTTTTCGCTAAAGAGAAAATCCAAGTTGATTCTCGTCGGGAAACCTATCGATCActga